TTCCCAGTGCTTCTCATTGATGATTTCAGTACACCGGAAAAGAACCAATCATTCTCTAACGAGGTACCCACACAGCTGAATTTTAATCTAACATAATTTCTTATATCTGTCCATGTTTAAGTCCCTGAATTTATTCATGTCTGATAGGACATTATACACACTTATCACATGTGTCACTTGCCTTTAAATCAAAACTCTGTTGCAGTTTTCTTATTCTATATGAGCATTCATGAATCATGCTTTTCTGATTGCTTGGGAGACAACTGAACTTTGATATTTAAACAATCAGAAGTTGTAACTTGCAACACCATAAAATTGCACTTTCACTTTTCCAATTATACAAGAGATTCGTCCTTGCTGTGAATATATTTTGCCAGATGGTACTCCTTTTTCTTTTCTCTAGCCTGACATACGTCTTTGTGCTGCAGCATTTTAACAGGGTTTCTATCATTTGTGGTGAGTTGTTCCTTTTCATCATGTACGAGTTTAGAAAAGCAAACGAACTTCAGTTCCATTCTTAATTGTTGAACACCTACGCGATTAGGACACGAGCTATTATTCAAGTCTAGAAATTTGTAGTATAAATACGAAGTAAGCACTATGCCACTACTGCAAGCAATTCTTTTGGGTCTGTACACAACCAATGTTGGTATTTCACTTGCAAGGGTGCAGTACTTTGTTCACTGTTTCGGTTCTGGCAATTTTACTTAACTTTCATGCTAGTTACCTAAATATGATATTCCAGTGCTTAAAATACAAAAGCTATGCTTTTACAACATGTTGTATTTTATCACTTACAACTGTTTAGTCCACCAAAGAGCATCATTTCTAATTTCTTGCCATGTGATGTAAACCACAGAAATGTGTTTGCAGATTGATGAGACGAAGAATCAGGAGTACAAATGGAGAGAAGAAGCATTTAGGAAAGGCTTCCCTTGCTTACCAACCACGTGAGCGAAACTAATTTGTCTGATAATTTTAATTTATTTAGTAAGCCTATGCATACAGCCGCACAGACTCGTGCTGCTGAATCATACTTGTTTGGTGTGATCTCTCCCTTCAGATGAAACAAGATGAGCAAGAAGAACTTGAGCTAGAGGCAAAGGTCAACTGACGTGTTCTCTATGTACCATGAAGATAGTAAACTGATGCAATTTTAGTTGCAATGGTTCTCGGTCATGTACTAAAATGGCCATCTCATGTTATGTTACATTTGATATGCATGCAAGTGGATCAGAAGGACCCAGAAAATGGATACCTTGCTGAAATCCATTTTCACCATTATATTCAGATGTGGGTGTGTATTGCCAGATAAAGTTAATGTTGGCTTTAATTTAATATGCATAATTTTTACGAAGGAAAacattacttttcttgtttaatTGCTGGGCTATTCCCTATTTATCCAGATCTATGGTCATCTTATTTTACTTTTCATTATGATAATTCTGTTAAACTTCTAATGCTTGGTTGTGAAGATCAAGCTACAAGACATACAAGTGTCATAAGGTGTTTACTGAGTCTGGACTAATGTGAATCATCTTTTGTGTTCTATTCTGTTTCGGATGGTCCACTTTCTCATGTACACAAAGACATGCAACGCTGTGAAGATTTGGAAACGGATGAAAAACTTGAGGTTGTTACTGCAAATGTCATGTTTATATCTAACTAGAACTAGGGGGTGTTCCACAAAATGTACAATAAGTGGGAACAAACCCCTTCCTTCAGAATCTGTACCATCGGTCTGTAATCTGACGGCTCAGATTGcatttttctatttttgcacCTGTACATCATCTTCTATTGTAGTCGTTCCCGCATCATCATAAGCTGGTATTCTTTTGTCCGTCTCtaataataataatgatgtactccctccatcccataatataggACGTTTTCTAACAACTAGTGTAGTGttaaaaaacgtcttacattgtgggacggagggagtagtatccaTTAACGAGATAATGTATGTCGTGGTGGCAAGGCGAAGGGTATGGCATGCTAGCAATGGAGTGTCTtttttcttttgaagaaaagacATCTAAAGGTGATCTTCTgatatatctatatctatacctaataTTAAAAGGAGGAAGCTTTCATAGTTCTTCATACGTCACCCCTTTATATCCATCGTTACCACAAAAATTGACGGTTGAGATTAAAAAAAAAGATTGTTTCACTTTTTTTTTTCTGATCACATTAGAAATTGACCCGGGTGCACACGAACCACAATAGGTTTTGGTATAAAAACCAAAACCATCTCGGGCCACGTTGGAACTGATTCATGCTAGAGCCAGGGATCGAACAAGGAAGTGAGCCCGACATCATGTGTATTGCCGACATAACCCACGTTCATGTCAAAAGAAGGAAAAGTTTCTTCACGTCCATTTTTTTCCGGTTGCACATAAGTCCATCCTCTTAGGTTTGTTTCTTACACATAAGACATAAGCTTCCATTGTCGCCTGAAAAGAGAAGCGAAGGCTGGATCCGGTGGAGGCGGTGGAGCAGTAGTTGTGGAGCCGTCGAGGAGGATCGGCTCGAGAAAGAGAAGGGAAGGGGTGGATCAAGCGGAGGAAGGGGAGCACCAGATCTGGAGCCATTGGACTAGGAGGATCAGCTGAGGAAACA
This genomic window from Aegilops tauschii subsp. strangulata cultivar AL8/78 chromosome 4, Aet v6.0, whole genome shotgun sequence contains:
- the LOC109775947 gene encoding uncharacterized protein isoform X3 yields the protein MHHTAFLKPASVTSATRRSPPCQQPSCKRLISQCFSLMISVHRKRTNHSLTSILTGFLSFVIDETKNQEYKWREEAFRKGFPCLPTT